Within Seriola aureovittata isolate HTS-2021-v1 ecotype China chromosome 12, ASM2101889v1, whole genome shotgun sequence, the genomic segment ACACGATGCAGACCCTTCCATTTTCTTTAGTGACCACGACAACCAGAGCCAAGGTGCCTGAGGGGTAACTGTTACCATGATGATAAGGATGGGAACACCCTCTGTCGAGTGCATGTTGCATATACAATCTAACAAACAATATTTGCTCTTCAACTTAAATTTCAATGTTGgtctttttattcattttgtacGTAAGCAGCTGAAAATCTCATTACATGgtaaaaatgtccaaacattAGATCTGGGTGGATACAAAACCTGAGCAGAGCCATCATGGAACGAGGTAAGAAATTTCATTCCATTGGAATAATATTTGTGAAGAAATTCTGCCCCATcctgtaaaaataaagagaagataaaatcttaaaacattcaatttagattttttcaCATATCTCCTGTTTTTAAAGGGGCACTTGACCAAGGTCAGCTTGATAACAGTATGCCTTTATTACAAATGCAGGCATTTATCAGGCACAAAAGGTCCCACAAtagatgcattatgggaaatgtaggagaTAGTATTTTTGCAGCCTGGGCCATACTAGCAGCTAAAAGTCAGGACACCTTTGTctttgctgctttgattttgaccattcttATTTCAAATTGTGTCTTGCAATTCCTCCCTACTTTGGTGGAGTAACCCTATAATAGTCATACAGGTACAATATAAAATCATGAACTCGTGCAAATTACTATACAGTATTATACAGACTTCTATCCCCTATTCAAAGAAAGTATGATTATTTGTATGGTCTCATGTGTTGATAAGAACATTTAACAACATCCTCCGTATtgactaaaataaacaaacaatgggTCATAAAGAAAACAGGACAGTAGTTTGTGGGTACCTGATGACGATATATGCCAAACTGAAGTGGCTTGTGGTCACAAAATCGGACCAATGCGTGAGCCTCTTCCCCTTCATTTTCAAAGCACTTCTCAGTTGTGCTATTAGGATACACTGTCAGGGACCCTTTTCCTGGAGCACAAGAGAGCCGAAAGCTGAGGACCTTTGATGTTGGGGCAACTAAACAATAGCACAGAACAAACTGTATTGGTCTCACAAAGCTATTTCAACTCAAAACTGTTTACTTTTCtaccaatacatttttttaattttaaaactgaaaagtgCACTGCGTACAAGCTCATGATTGTATATAATGATTGGATGAACAGATTTAAAGCTGCCAGTGTGCATGTTGCTCACTGAGCAGTTACTCACAGGTTTCTGCCACAGGTAGATGGACTGAGCAATCCTCATGGATTCTCAGTTCTGATTGTGTTCTATAAAAAGGTCCAAATACATTGCTGTTAATGCTAAGCACTTATATTCGTGATCTCTACTGATTATATTTGTGGGTCTATCTGACATTTAAGAAAATTCAAAATTCGTACCCTATTCCACCAGGTAAGTCCATCATAAGCTTGTTGTGCTTCTGCATCTCCCTGCCTTTGaagagcagctcctccagcccTGAGGATGGCTTGTCTTCCAGTGATGTTGGAGTACTAGTTTCCAGGTCACATCTCCCCTCAAACAAACATCTCTGTCTCACCAgcatcacacacagctgctgccatTGGGCACAACAGAAGAGTGGAGCTGTCTAGGATGGACACAAAAGAGGATGCAAGGGGATCAACAGTGCATCAGGTAAATTTGGGGAATTTGGTTttgtacatttactgtatgcCTCACCTCAGGCTCCTGCAGCCATGTCAGACCGAGTGAAGGTCTGGCCTTTTCCCCACAGTACTCACATTTCACTGCACATTCTGCCAGAGCTGGAGGCtggaaaaaacagttttgaattTGGCTACAAGGTAAAAGCCATGTTGGTCTAGATAGGAATTTACAACAGTAGGTAGAAATTTGATCTGAGTACCGCTGGAAGAACGGTTGTTAAGTTCATCCTCTGGTTGTCGGACTCCCGGTTGTACCTCAGAACTCCTGCAGCTCTGATACAATAGGTGGGTTGATCACTAACAGGCTGTGAACAGCCCTCTTGTTTCCTCTTATCAAAcccagagaaaaataaaaatcaaataaactaaacaataTGCTGGATGGTTCTTGATTAAAGCATGGgtgaaaaggaaaacagactGTTGTTTGTCTTACATGGTCATTCAGGACACACAGCGGCTCATGCTCTAATGTAGCAGCAGTGGCATCTGTGGCAAGACAAAAGTCACTGTAGCCTCATTGAATTAAGTCCAGGAGAAGTAAACATTTACCTGAATACCACAGCTACTTTATGATACTCCTTTGCAGTGTATAATTTGATGATCCTATTTtacttaataataatttaattttaattatgCTAGGAGCAAACTCACAGGCAAAGCTGGACctcatctttgtctctgtccttcTGACTGTAGTGAAGTTACTGATTTCAGTGCCTTTGTCCCAGGATGAAATTACAGCATTCAGTGCTTGTGTTCGTCTCCTGTTGAAGCAATAGACACAGTAGATAGAATAAAAGGCAATCAGATGAAATTATGTAAAATTAATTATCATATAGAcaaggagacagaaagacaaatatGAGGTTAGGGAGAACTATTAAATATAGTTTAACTTGAGCAGGATACATCATTAAAATAGCACACCTGCAAAAGAGCAATGCATAAAGTACACTCACCTCAGCAGTAGTCAAATATTCATCAATGCTTCACACTCCTTGGTGTTGTCAGTAACCTTGGAGATGAAATAACAGCCTACTGCAATGTGTAAACATAGCAGCCGCTTGACTGGTTTTAATACAAAGAGATACTTTGAAAGACTATTATAATAAAGTGTATAATACTGTCAGAGTGTTAACTCGGTCTgcagaaaagaagcaaagaggATCCTGAAATCTAATGTTACTAGTACGACcgtggaaaataaaaataaaaaaaagaaatgtcagagCCTGTTGGATTGTTCTTTGTTATCTCCAAGCCAGAGAGGTTTTGTAGAcataaaatactaaataatcTCACTTCAAGGTGCCCAAGTTTTGTAGCTTTTCTGGagtttcatcagcagatggagtttgtccagttgtcatggagctgtaaatgttcaaatgtgttatttttccaCTTATATCTCAGTCTAacctcaaggtccatttagctGTCTTTGAGCTTTCATTCCCTTCACAATAACTTCATCACAGGTTAAGAATTAACTTTGAAGCTCCACCAACGAATTATTATGTAAAACTGCTTTTCAAGCCCCACttttacacactttttttttcatccacttTGTCCATCCAGTGAACATGTTTTAACAGCATTTCTCCAACAGATGGCAGAGTGGTTGTGCTTCCTAATCGGTTATGACCGGGTTTGAAGGAAACATCACAGATGTAAGGTGTAGTGGACATAATACCAAAATCCTTACTTATGGTAACAAATTTTACATGGAGAGATAATATGAACGTGATCGATATTCGAATAGCTAAGGACACCTACAATGACAATCATATCTAATGATAAGAGATAAAATAAGCTATGATACTTAAAGGCTTTATTTATAGGCTTTCTAAATCCAATACAAAAGTCCATACAAGCTCACTCTTCCTCCCCCGTTGCCTCTTCACCCTCTCATTGACACCTTGCCCAGGTGTAATCAACCCCAGATAATTAGAGACCAGGTGATTAGGCTAACTTCTGcagcttctgattggctgtgacagaATCTGCAGTACCTGCTGCAGGGAGACGTCACAACACAAATAGCCGCGGCAAAGCCAACTATCTCCCAACTGTCAACATTTTCAGGAGTCAACACGCGGCAGAATGATCcg encodes:
- the LOC130179365 gene encoding glutamate-rich protein 6: MRSSFAYATAATLEHEPLCVLNDHRKQEGCSQPVSDQPTYCIRAAGVLRYNRESDNQRMNLTTVLPAPPALAECAVKCEYCGEKARPSLGLTWLQEPETAPLFCCAQWQQLCVMLVRQRCLFEGRCDLETSTPTSLEDKPSSGLEELLFKGREMQKHNKLMMDLPGGIGTQSELRIHEDCSVHLPVAETFAPTSKVLSFRLSCAPGKGSLTVYPNSTTEKCFENEGEEAHALVRFCDHKPLQFGIYRHQDGAEFLHKYYSNGMKFLTSFHDGSAQVFYPSGTLALVVVVTKENGRVCIVYDDSDAPNQPIRAVFQSDGRAACYHSNGNIWLSLNRSGGQCLDEAGARVRRWSWSSVSLTPTPLHPVFLSLNKTVGVRVLGKEQVFVSFLAQGQQAKFSVGTCCAQGESKTDGAASGPSVMKEELFVLAARTRIHLVIQHVHQYLMTPSHPHLPKTTQAPHLHVVAQKLLEVSAHVTMNDRERAFIQKCLQDLSTP